In a genomic window of Microbacterium amylolyticum:
- a CDS encoding ABC transporter ATP-binding protein, translating to MSGLAVSGLVVEYGQDRILHEIDLVAGEGELLALVGPSGCGKTTALRAIAGLERAVSGTIRIGNRTVASPGVHTAPERRRVGWVPQGATLFPHLTAAQNVAYGLRSVASRRLARRRADDPEVRRLLTVVGLGAYADRFPHELSGGQAQRVALARALASRPDLVLLDEPFGALDPLLRDELRESTRQWLRDEGMTGVIVTHDQREALSVADRIAVMSGGRVLQEDTPRGVFLRPASTWVASFMGDAVMLPGHWTGREDSAVGIVQCDLGSIPAAWAIDHAPQDGREICVLVRPEQLRLGGVDGQTGTVEKVTFTGYQAIATISVNGAEVRAAVPAVGAPERGETVVVRVRGTALAYPAE from the coding sequence GTGAGTGGTCTTGCGGTTTCGGGGCTCGTTGTCGAATACGGTCAGGACCGGATTCTGCACGAGATCGACCTCGTCGCGGGGGAGGGTGAGCTCCTTGCGCTCGTCGGTCCCAGCGGTTGCGGTAAAACAACGGCGTTGCGCGCGATCGCGGGCTTGGAGCGCGCCGTATCGGGAACGATTCGTATCGGAAACCGCACCGTGGCATCGCCCGGGGTGCACACCGCTCCGGAGCGCCGCAGGGTCGGGTGGGTTCCGCAAGGGGCTACCCTTTTCCCGCATCTGACCGCGGCGCAGAATGTCGCATACGGCCTGCGCAGCGTTGCCTCACGGCGCCTCGCACGGCGGAGAGCGGACGATCCCGAGGTGCGCCGCCTGCTGACGGTTGTCGGCCTCGGCGCCTACGCCGATCGCTTCCCGCACGAGCTGTCCGGTGGTCAGGCGCAACGCGTCGCTCTTGCGCGAGCTCTCGCGTCTCGCCCTGATCTTGTGCTGCTGGACGAACCGTTCGGCGCGCTCGATCCGCTCCTTCGTGATGAACTGCGTGAGTCGACGCGGCAGTGGCTGCGCGACGAGGGCATGACGGGAGTGATCGTCACACACGATCAGCGCGAGGCGCTTTCGGTGGCCGATCGTATTGCGGTGATGAGCGGGGGTCGCGTTCTCCAGGAAGACACTCCCCGCGGGGTCTTCCTGCGCCCGGCGTCGACGTGGGTCGCGAGCTTCATGGGCGATGCCGTCATGCTCCCGGGGCACTGGACGGGCCGTGAGGACTCGGCTGTTGGCATCGTGCAGTGTGACCTGGGATCGATTCCGGCGGCATGGGCCATTGACCATGCTCCGCAAGACGGGCGCGAGATCTGCGTGCTCGTTCGTCCCGAACAGCTGCGCCTCGGCGGCGTCGACGGACAAACAGGAACCGTCGAGAAAGTCACCTTCACGGGTTATCAGGCGATCGCGACGATTTCCGTGAACGGTGCCGAAGTGCGTGCCGCTGTTCCTGCTGTCGGCGCTCCCGAGCGCGGCGAAACGGTGGTCGTGCGCGTGCGAGGAACGGCCCTGGCCTACCCCGCGGAGTAG
- a CDS encoding ABC transporter permease — protein MTPARRRPSAALIAAAVCCALAASVPLIYLVVRVAGAGVDTIVTTVTRPRLIELLLNSLGLSISVTVTAVLIGVPTAWILSRVRLRGIRVWAAIAAIPLAVPSYVAAYGWLAAIPSMSGFWAAWFVLSLVGVPYVVLPTVAALSAASTERDDIARTLGRGPLRAFLVGTLPQVRPAVLSGALLVCLYTLSDFGGLALFRFPVLTTAIFRAYATSFDRDYAAVLASVLVLVALLIVIGEQAARRRARGISAGTGRFRRVSPGRLAPLAYAWLLVVPVLAAGVPAVALVVRWVTADQTQAIDPQRFFDAVVSTMMLAGAGALVALILALPIGILTARYRGRVVQTIDALGTLPLGVPGVVVGLSLVFASLAVVPWWYQSIGVLAFAYGVLFVPKAIGGVRSAVSQVPTDLEDVARTLGSGRSEVWRRVTAPLAAPGIAAAVLLVAVTAMKELPATLLLRPTGTNTLATELWSRTDASAYGAAAPYALALLVVALVPALLLSRVGARDESAVMKNGTFR, from the coding sequence TTGACACCCGCTCGCAGGAGGCCGTCCGCCGCGCTCATCGCGGCGGCGGTCTGCTGTGCGCTCGCGGCATCTGTTCCGCTGATCTACCTCGTCGTGAGGGTGGCTGGCGCCGGCGTCGACACGATCGTCACGACGGTCACACGGCCCCGTTTGATCGAGCTCCTGCTCAATTCGCTCGGGCTGTCGATATCCGTCACGGTTACCGCCGTGCTGATCGGCGTTCCCACCGCGTGGATTCTGTCGCGCGTTCGGCTGCGCGGGATCCGGGTGTGGGCCGCGATCGCGGCGATTCCGCTGGCGGTTCCCTCGTACGTTGCTGCGTATGGATGGCTTGCGGCGATTCCGTCGATGTCGGGATTCTGGGCGGCATGGTTCGTCCTGAGCCTCGTGGGTGTGCCCTACGTCGTTCTGCCAACGGTTGCCGCTCTCAGCGCCGCTTCCACGGAACGCGACGACATCGCACGCACACTCGGTCGCGGTCCGCTGCGTGCGTTTCTCGTCGGCACACTCCCGCAGGTGCGGCCCGCCGTCCTGTCCGGCGCCCTCCTGGTGTGCCTCTACACGCTCAGCGACTTCGGCGGGCTGGCGTTGTTCCGGTTCCCGGTGCTGACAACGGCAATCTTCCGCGCCTATGCCACGAGTTTCGATCGCGACTATGCCGCTGTTCTCGCGTCTGTGCTCGTCCTCGTCGCCCTGCTGATCGTCATCGGCGAGCAGGCGGCGCGCCGCCGCGCGCGTGGCATCTCGGCGGGGACCGGGCGCTTCCGACGAGTTTCTCCGGGGCGCCTCGCCCCTCTTGCCTACGCGTGGTTGCTCGTTGTGCCCGTCTTGGCTGCGGGTGTCCCGGCCGTTGCGCTGGTGGTCCGATGGGTCACCGCAGACCAGACCCAGGCGATCGATCCGCAGCGCTTCTTCGATGCGGTGGTGTCCACGATGATGCTGGCGGGCGCGGGCGCTCTTGTCGCCCTGATTCTGGCGCTACCGATCGGGATTCTGACCGCGCGATACCGTGGACGTGTGGTGCAGACGATCGACGCCCTGGGAACCCTGCCGCTCGGCGTGCCGGGAGTCGTCGTTGGGTTGTCGCTTGTTTTCGCCTCGTTGGCCGTCGTTCCGTGGTGGTACCAGTCGATCGGTGTTCTGGCTTTTGCGTACGGCGTGCTGTTCGTCCCCAAGGCGATCGGTGGTGTGCGCAGCGCCGTGTCGCAGGTGCCAACCGATCTTGAGGACGTCGCGAGGACTCTGGGATCGGGTCGATCCGAGGTGTGGCGGCGCGTGACAGCTCCGCTGGCGGCTCCCGGCATTGCGGCTGCTGTTTTGCTCGTGGCCGTGACCGCGATGAAGGAATTGCCGGCCACGCTACTGCTGCGTCCGACCGGCACGAATACCTTGGCGACCGAGCTCTGGTCGCGGACGGATGCCAGTGCGTATGGCGCCGCGGCTCCCTACGCTCTGGCGTTGCTCGTCGTCGCGCTGGTTCCGGCGCTTTTGCTGTCGCGCGTTGGCGCGCGCGACGAATCCGCTGTGATGAAGAACGGAACGTTCCGGTGA
- a CDS encoding iron ABC transporter substrate-binding protein: MRSLTSALGATTTVAALFALTACGSGAAETPAAESDQAATPAEATSIVLYAGRDEELIAPLVEQFTDETGIEVEVRYAGTTELNALLLEEGDKTPADVFLSQDAGALGALSKAGLLATLPDEIADTVPAGFTSSDASWIGVTGRARVFAYDGEALDESDLPDSVDALTDEEWAGRVGFPPGNASFQSFITALRVLEGEDAALEWAKGIADNDPVLTEKNGATLDLVNTGELDIALSNHYYWYQRAAEQGADNMRAQLKFLPGDAGGIVNVTGAGVLAPAEDNAAAHAFVEYLVSDAGQEYFVEKTYEYPLVPGIDAPEGLPAIDTLVNPGLDLSDLDSLDATQELLAEAGLL, translated from the coding sequence ATGCGATCACTGACCTCTGCCCTCGGTGCGACAACGACTGTTGCCGCGCTGTTCGCACTCACCGCCTGCGGCAGCGGCGCTGCGGAAACGCCTGCGGCTGAGTCGGACCAGGCCGCGACTCCGGCCGAGGCGACGTCGATCGTCCTTTACGCGGGTCGTGACGAGGAGCTCATCGCTCCTCTCGTCGAGCAGTTCACCGACGAGACGGGCATCGAGGTCGAGGTGCGCTACGCCGGCACCACCGAACTGAACGCGCTGCTGCTGGAAGAGGGCGACAAGACGCCCGCAGATGTGTTCCTCTCGCAGGACGCCGGAGCACTGGGTGCGCTGTCGAAGGCCGGACTGCTCGCAACGCTTCCCGACGAGATCGCCGACACCGTTCCCGCTGGCTTCACCTCCTCCGACGCATCGTGGATCGGCGTCACGGGCCGCGCGCGTGTTTTCGCGTACGACGGCGAGGCGCTCGACGAGAGCGATCTGCCCGACTCGGTTGACGCGCTGACGGATGAGGAATGGGCCGGCCGCGTCGGCTTCCCTCCCGGCAACGCCAGCTTCCAGTCGTTCATCACCGCTCTGCGCGTTCTGGAGGGCGAGGACGCCGCGCTCGAGTGGGCGAAGGGTATCGCCGACAACGATCCGGTTCTCACGGAGAAGAACGGCGCAACGCTGGACCTCGTCAACACGGGTGAGCTCGACATCGCGCTCAGCAACCACTACTACTGGTACCAGCGCGCCGCCGAGCAGGGCGCCGACAACATGCGCGCTCAGCTGAAGTTCCTCCCCGGCGACGCGGGCGGCATCGTCAACGTCACCGGCGCAGGAGTTCTCGCTCCCGCCGAAGACAACGCGGCTGCTCACGCCTTCGTCGAGTACCTCGTCTCCGACGCTGGCCAGGAGTACTTCGTGGAGAAAACCTACGAGTACCCCCTCGTTCCGGGAATCGACGCACCCGAAGGGCTTCCCGCCATCGATACTCTCGTGAACCCGGGCCTTGACCTGAGCGACCTCGACTCGCTCGACGCAACACAGGAACTGCTGGCCGAGGCCGGCCTGCTCTAA
- a CDS encoding beta-galactosidase, whose amino-acid sequence MSVTESASRNTPKRPLSVRVPRPAPAHPAPLDMGEGTDIRVMSRYIERSGRPWFPIMGEYHFSRDQPDHWETELRKIRSGGVNIVSTYILWILHEEQQGDVRWDGARDLRRFVETAQIVGLDVVIRIGPWAHGETRNGGFPDWLQALPIARRTNDPDYLALVRGWYAQIAAQVHGLFRDHQNPHGPIVGVQVENEIYDQPDHLGTLRDMAEAEGMRASLWTATGWGGAQLPERRVLPVYAGYADAFWEESHTGWPEFGRMHFTFSAVRDDLTVGADLRQVGVDGSVATESADPWPFATCELGGGMPVAYHRRPLVDPEDVAALAHVKLGSGSSWQGYYLFHGGTQVIGNTTTQESQATGYPNDLPVRDYDFFAPIGREGAQRPHFHALRRQHLMLEAFGEAIVAEPAVIPGDGDVRWSVRGDDRRAWLFVNNHQPALAALETIPGVQFHVEMAASTITMPAAPFTLSAGTFACWPIRQRLGGIDAVTATAQPITQIQTSQGMLVVLAATPGVPVEIQCDEGDVDMVSGATAERRDGGGITVTPITAPGPDCRVKIGTTTFVVLDDDTANGVWKGHVAGRERIVIWDGEGWFDETGFRVTEDPRPRTARVLPALAQGQATVIPVPGADVVRDLPAPVFDDVRTAPVRTGGSAGRFSAPADVDVARLPSTHVDIRDEWFDEAERLLLEITWTGDVMRVYAGDTLIADQFWSGRPLDVDLLPYRELIIRDGLHLRGFAWAPDSGIHVDPRVRPGAVEPVLEVHGAALRTVRSRQIC is encoded by the coding sequence GTGAGCGTCACCGAATCCGCATCCCGGAACACCCCGAAACGACCGCTGAGCGTGCGCGTTCCGCGCCCGGCTCCCGCGCATCCCGCTCCGTTGGACATGGGCGAAGGCACCGACATCCGCGTGATGTCGCGCTACATCGAACGTTCGGGGCGGCCCTGGTTTCCGATCATGGGGGAGTATCACTTCAGCCGGGATCAGCCAGATCACTGGGAAACCGAGTTGCGAAAGATCCGCTCCGGCGGCGTGAACATCGTGTCCACCTACATCCTGTGGATTCTGCATGAGGAACAGCAGGGCGATGTGCGGTGGGACGGCGCGCGCGATCTGCGCCGGTTTGTCGAAACGGCGCAGATCGTCGGCCTCGACGTCGTCATCAGAATCGGGCCATGGGCACACGGGGAAACGCGCAACGGCGGCTTCCCCGACTGGCTCCAGGCGCTGCCCATCGCTCGCCGGACGAACGATCCTGACTATCTCGCGCTCGTGCGCGGGTGGTATGCGCAGATCGCCGCGCAGGTGCATGGTCTCTTCCGGGACCACCAGAATCCGCACGGACCGATCGTTGGTGTGCAGGTCGAAAACGAGATCTACGATCAGCCGGACCATCTCGGAACGCTCAGAGACATGGCGGAAGCCGAAGGGATGCGTGCCTCCCTCTGGACGGCAACAGGATGGGGCGGTGCGCAGCTTCCCGAGCGCCGTGTTCTGCCGGTCTACGCCGGATACGCGGATGCGTTCTGGGAGGAATCCCACACGGGATGGCCCGAGTTCGGAAGGATGCACTTTACGTTCTCTGCGGTGCGGGACGACCTGACGGTCGGAGCCGACCTTCGCCAGGTCGGCGTTGACGGTTCGGTGGCAACAGAGAGCGCCGATCCGTGGCCCTTCGCCACGTGCGAGCTCGGCGGCGGTATGCCGGTGGCCTATCACCGCCGACCCCTCGTCGATCCCGAAGACGTTGCGGCTCTCGCGCACGTCAAACTCGGCAGTGGATCTTCCTGGCAGGGCTACTACCTGTTTCACGGAGGAACCCAGGTCATCGGGAACACCACAACGCAGGAATCACAGGCAACGGGGTATCCGAACGATCTGCCCGTTCGCGACTACGACTTCTTCGCCCCGATCGGACGCGAGGGAGCACAGCGCCCGCACTTCCATGCCCTACGCCGCCAGCACCTGATGCTCGAAGCATTTGGTGAAGCGATCGTCGCGGAACCGGCCGTTATCCCTGGCGACGGCGACGTGCGCTGGTCCGTGCGCGGCGATGACCGTCGGGCGTGGCTCTTTGTCAACAACCACCAGCCGGCACTCGCGGCGCTCGAGACCATCCCGGGCGTGCAGTTCCACGTGGAGATGGCGGCATCGACGATCACCATGCCAGCGGCGCCATTCACCCTGAGCGCGGGAACATTCGCCTGCTGGCCGATTCGTCAGCGCCTGGGCGGCATCGACGCGGTGACGGCAACGGCGCAGCCGATCACACAGATCCAGACCTCGCAGGGCATGCTCGTCGTGCTCGCGGCGACGCCCGGTGTTCCCGTGGAGATTCAGTGTGATGAGGGCGACGTGGACATGGTCTCCGGAGCGACGGCGGAGCGCCGAGATGGGGGAGGAATCACGGTGACGCCGATCACCGCGCCCGGCCCTGACTGTCGGGTGAAGATCGGGACCACGACGTTCGTGGTACTGGACGATGACACCGCAAACGGTGTGTGGAAGGGTCACGTTGCTGGCCGCGAGCGGATCGTGATCTGGGACGGCGAGGGGTGGTTTGACGAGACCGGATTTCGGGTGACCGAGGATCCGCGGCCCCGCACCGCCCGTGTGCTGCCCGCTCTCGCGCAGGGGCAGGCGACTGTCATCCCCGTGCCCGGCGCGGACGTGGTCCGTGATCTACCGGCTCCCGTTTTCGATGATGTGCGCACGGCGCCGGTTCGAACGGGCGGAAGCGCCGGACGATTCTCCGCGCCGGCCGATGTCGATGTCGCGCGCCTCCCGTCCACCCACGTCGACATCCGCGACGAGTGGTTCGACGAAGCCGAGCGGCTCCTGCTCGAGATCACCTGGACTGGCGACGTGATGCGGGTCTACGCGGGAGACACGCTCATCGCCGACCAATTCTGGTCGGGACGCCCGCTCGACGTCGACCTGCTGCCCTATCGAGAACTCATCATCCGCGACGGGCTTCACCTGCGCGGGTTTGCCTGGGCACCCGACAGCGGCATCCACGTCGACCCTCGCGTGCGGCCGGGCGCGGTCGAACCCGTGTTGGAGGTTCATGGCGCGGCGCTTCGCACCGTGCGGTCGCGGCAGATCTGCTGA
- a CDS encoding inorganic phosphate transporter, protein MATDTPSRPEKPEKNEVPTNIFGAKESSENDRWWHLTFGGLLVIALIGFGLWSVGWVSPETSRILLITAIVFGVFMAFNIGGNDVANSFGTSVGSGTLTMKQALIVAAIFEVSGAILAGGAVTDTVRSSIVDLSVVSQSPEDFIYIMMSALLGAAIWLFIATRMGWPVSTTHSIIGGIVGAAVSMGLKTGLGGLEMVQWNKIGEIAASWVLSPTLGGVLAFCIFWIIKRFVLSHDGDSEDGHRALRTIVPIIGAIASVIMAAMLLMKGLQNLHLEMSAAGTVVLLMMIAVVSWIAVYILAQALRKKKFPKASFTLFAWMQVFTACAFAFSHGANDIANAVGPFAAVLDVMRTGSVNSQAVVPLPILITFGAALLAGLWFIGRRVVTTVGKKITEIHPASGFAAELSAASVVMLASMLGLPVSSTHILIGAVLGVGLVNRAANWGLMKPIGLAWLITLPASAGIGAIGYLVLSAIF, encoded by the coding sequence GTGGCGACCGACACCCCATCGAGGCCAGAGAAGCCAGAGAAGAACGAGGTTCCGACCAACATCTTCGGGGCGAAGGAATCCAGCGAGAACGACCGCTGGTGGCATCTGACGTTTGGCGGCCTCCTCGTCATCGCCCTGATCGGATTCGGCCTGTGGTCGGTCGGATGGGTGTCACCCGAGACCAGCCGCATTCTCCTCATCACCGCGATCGTGTTTGGCGTCTTCATGGCGTTCAACATCGGCGGAAACGATGTGGCCAACTCCTTTGGCACCTCCGTCGGGTCCGGCACCCTGACGATGAAACAGGCCCTCATCGTTGCGGCGATTTTCGAGGTCTCTGGCGCGATCCTGGCCGGGGGCGCCGTAACCGACACGGTGCGCAGCAGCATCGTCGATCTCAGCGTGGTGTCCCAAAGCCCCGAAGACTTCATCTACATCATGATGTCGGCGCTTCTGGGCGCGGCCATCTGGCTCTTCATTGCCACACGCATGGGCTGGCCGGTGTCCACCACCCACTCGATCATCGGCGGCATCGTCGGAGCGGCCGTCTCGATGGGACTCAAGACGGGGCTGGGCGGCCTCGAAATGGTCCAGTGGAACAAGATCGGCGAGATCGCGGCCAGCTGGGTTCTTTCCCCCACACTGGGCGGCGTCCTCGCGTTCTGCATTTTCTGGATCATCAAACGCTTCGTCCTGAGCCATGACGGCGATTCTGAGGACGGTCACCGTGCCCTGCGCACGATCGTTCCGATCATCGGCGCGATCGCCTCCGTGATCATGGCGGCGATGCTACTGATGAAGGGCCTGCAGAACCTTCACCTCGAGATGTCGGCGGCCGGAACCGTTGTGCTGCTGATGATGATCGCTGTTGTGTCGTGGATAGCGGTGTACATCCTCGCGCAGGCGTTGCGCAAGAAGAAGTTCCCGAAGGCCTCGTTCACGCTGTTCGCCTGGATGCAGGTGTTCACCGCGTGTGCTTTTGCGTTCAGCCACGGAGCGAACGACATCGCAAACGCGGTCGGCCCCTTCGCCGCCGTTCTCGACGTCATGCGCACCGGCTCGGTCAACAGCCAGGCCGTCGTGCCACTGCCGATTCTGATTACTTTCGGTGCGGCCCTCCTGGCCGGCCTGTGGTTTATCGGCCGGCGCGTGGTCACAACGGTGGGCAAGAAGATCACCGAGATTCACCCCGCCAGCGGTTTCGCTGCCGAGCTGTCTGCCGCATCGGTCGTCATGCTCGCATCGATGCTGGGTCTGCCGGTCTCGAGCACGCACATCCTCATCGGTGCCGTTCTCGGCGTCGGTCTTGTCAACCGGGCCGCTAACTGGGGCCTGATGAAGCCGATCGGACTGGCGTGGCTCATCACCCTGCCGGCATCCGCCGGAATTGGCGCCATCGGCTACTTGGTGTTGAGCGCGATCTTCTAG
- a CDS encoding alpha/beta hydrolase codes for MSSDSPDIPARRPRRLRRAIAWTVAAIAALVLIGAVSIVIWSQVGVMAAEPAPLDEVTQNPAIAYTDTSAAIVMSPVEGGSGDGLVFIPGAKVDAEAYASTLSGLVSESGMTVVITRPWLNLAFFDLRSLESFTDRAPDIDRWAVGGHSLGGVRSCQLAADADALVLFASYCAADLSAADIPVLSISGSEDGLSTPEKIRDAASLLPGDAEFVDIPGAAHASFGNYGEQAGDGVATVDSRQVSADITALVTELFEH; via the coding sequence ATGTCATCTGACTCACCAGATATTCCGGCGCGCCGTCCGCGGCGCTTGCGACGCGCGATCGCGTGGACCGTCGCCGCGATCGCCGCACTTGTTCTCATCGGCGCTGTGTCGATCGTCATCTGGAGTCAGGTGGGCGTGATGGCAGCCGAGCCCGCGCCGCTCGACGAGGTCACACAGAATCCTGCGATCGCGTACACCGACACGAGTGCCGCGATCGTGATGTCGCCTGTCGAGGGCGGATCCGGTGACGGGCTTGTCTTCATTCCCGGCGCGAAGGTTGATGCCGAGGCCTATGCGAGCACGCTGTCCGGGCTGGTCTCCGAGTCGGGGATGACGGTGGTGATCACCCGCCCATGGCTGAACCTGGCGTTCTTCGACCTGCGCTCGCTGGAGAGCTTCACCGACCGTGCGCCCGATATCGACCGCTGGGCCGTTGGCGGACACTCGCTGGGCGGCGTTCGCTCCTGTCAGCTCGCGGCAGATGCCGACGCGCTCGTGCTGTTTGCCTCTTACTGCGCGGCGGATCTCTCGGCGGCAGATATTCCCGTTCTCAGCATCAGCGGAAGCGAGGACGGCCTCTCCACACCGGAGAAAATCCGGGATGCCGCCTCTCTGCTTCCGGGTGACGCTGAGTTCGTGGACATCCCCGGCGCCGCGCACGCATCCTTTGGGAACTACGGCGAACAGGCCGGTGACGGCGTCGCAACGGTCGACAGCCGCCAGGTATCCGCAGACATCACGGCGCTCGTCACGGAACTTTTCGAGCACTAA
- a CDS encoding DEAD/DEAH box helicase yields the protein MATTPSPETPVESQDEHTPTFDELGLGAAVLKVLKDVGYETPSAIQAQTIPLLLGGRDVLGVAQTGTGKTAAFALPILDQLDQTQKTPQALVLAPTRELALQVCEAFEKYATHMRGVRVLPVYGGQGYGTQLSALRRGVDIVVGTPGRVMDHLEKGTLDLSELRFLVLDEADEMLKMGFAEDVDTILADTPAEKQTALFSATMPAQIRRISQKHLRDPEQITVATRTTTSANITQRYLMVGYPQKVDALTRILEVENFDGMIVFVRTKSETETLAEKLRARGYTAAAISGDVAQAQRERTVDQLKSGKLDILVATDVAARGLDVERITHVVNYDIPVDTESYVHRIGRTGRAGRKGDAISFVTPRERRLLGAIEKATRQPLTEMRIPTAEDVNVTRLSRFDDAITAALSDREKISEFRDIIAHYVEHHDVIDTDVAAALAIVAQGGTPLLLPPDPPRRERAQRERNDSDRGDRADRGERRPRGGAQLSPYRIEVGRRQRVEPRQIVGALANEGGLRRDDFGRIDIRPDFSIVELPADLPSGTLERLADTRISGQLIELKADPRPFRATGGPRRRGDRGGDRERRPRFDSGDERPPRKPRR from the coding sequence ATGGCAACCACCCCATCGCCCGAAACGCCCGTCGAGTCGCAGGACGAGCACACACCGACCTTCGACGAGCTGGGCCTGGGAGCCGCTGTTCTCAAGGTCCTCAAAGACGTCGGATATGAAACGCCGTCCGCCATCCAGGCACAGACCATTCCCCTCCTTCTCGGTGGACGCGACGTGCTCGGCGTCGCGCAGACCGGAACGGGAAAGACGGCCGCGTTCGCGCTGCCCATTCTCGACCAGCTTGACCAGACGCAGAAGACGCCGCAGGCGCTCGTTCTGGCGCCCACTCGTGAACTCGCACTGCAGGTGTGTGAGGCTTTCGAGAAGTACGCAACGCACATGCGCGGCGTTCGCGTTCTTCCTGTCTACGGCGGGCAGGGCTACGGCACCCAGCTCTCGGCGCTGCGCCGCGGCGTTGACATTGTCGTCGGAACCCCCGGCCGTGTCATGGACCACCTCGAAAAGGGCACGCTCGACCTCTCTGAGCTGCGCTTCCTCGTTCTCGACGAGGCCGACGAGATGCTGAAGATGGGCTTCGCCGAGGACGTCGACACGATCCTCGCCGACACTCCCGCCGAGAAGCAGACCGCGCTGTTTTCGGCAACGATGCCCGCGCAGATCCGCCGCATCTCGCAGAAGCACCTGCGCGACCCCGAGCAGATCACCGTCGCGACCCGCACGACAACGTCGGCGAACATCACGCAGCGCTACCTTATGGTGGGTTACCCCCAGAAGGTCGACGCGCTCACGCGCATCCTCGAGGTCGAGAACTTCGACGGGATGATCGTGTTCGTTCGCACCAAGAGCGAAACCGAGACGCTGGCAGAAAAGCTCCGTGCCCGTGGATACACGGCGGCAGCGATCAGCGGAGACGTCGCTCAGGCACAGCGTGAGCGCACCGTTGACCAGCTGAAGTCAGGTAAGCTCGACATCCTCGTCGCCACCGATGTGGCCGCGCGTGGTCTCGATGTCGAACGCATCACCCACGTCGTCAACTACGACATTCCCGTCGACACCGAGTCGTACGTTCACCGCATCGGCCGGACGGGTCGCGCGGGCCGCAAAGGCGACGCGATCAGCTTCGTGACGCCGCGTGAGCGTCGTCTGCTCGGCGCGATCGAGAAGGCAACGCGCCAGCCGCTGACCGAGATGCGGATTCCGACGGCGGAAGACGTCAACGTCACGCGCCTCAGCCGCTTCGACGACGCGATTACCGCTGCGCTCAGCGATCGCGAGAAGATCTCCGAGTTCCGCGACATCATCGCTCACTACGTCGAGCACCACGATGTCATCGACACCGATGTTGCCGCGGCCTTGGCGATCGTTGCACAGGGCGGAACGCCCCTCCTGCTGCCGCCCGACCCGCCCCGTCGTGAGCGTGCGCAGCGCGAGCGGAACGATAGCGATCGTGGCGATCGCGCCGACCGCGGAGAGCGTCGTCCGCGCGGCGGCGCACAGCTGTCGCCGTACCGAATCGAGGTGGGCCGCCGCCAGCGCGTCGAGCCCCGCCAGATCGTTGGCGCATTGGCGAACGAGGGCGGCCTGCGCCGCGACGACTTCGGGCGTATCGACATTCGTCCGGACTTCTCGATCGTGGAACTGCCCGCCGATTTGCCGTCGGGAACGCTTGAGCGCCTTGCCGACACGCGCATCAGCGGTCAGCTCATCGAGCTCAAGGCAGATCCTCGGCCTTTCCGTGCGACGGGTGGCCCTCGTCGTCGCGGCGACCGCGGCGGCGACCGCGAGCGGCGTCCCCGTTTCGACAGTGGCGATGAGCGCCCTCCGCGCAAGCCCCGTCGCTGA
- a CDS encoding MarR family winged helix-turn-helix transcriptional regulator yields the protein MTDRRLAVETWESLFRAQHEVFEELQQDFAGTAVQQPEYDVLLTVMRAPNHTARLREITMNMLISQPSVSRLVDRMVSRGLVTKAPDPDDGRGSLVTATEKGAHEFRQVAVQHGKSIAARMSVLTSDELRTLNALTQKLRRL from the coding sequence ATGACTGACCGCCGACTCGCTGTTGAGACGTGGGAGAGCCTTTTCCGCGCGCAGCACGAGGTTTTCGAAGAGCTCCAGCAGGACTTCGCGGGAACCGCAGTGCAACAACCGGAGTATGACGTTCTCCTCACCGTGATGCGTGCCCCCAACCACACAGCGCGCCTGCGCGAGATCACGATGAACATGCTCATCAGCCAGCCGAGCGTTTCGCGTCTTGTCGACCGCATGGTCTCGCGCGGCCTCGTCACAAAAGCGCCGGACCCCGATGACGGGCGCGGGTCGCTGGTGACCGCAACGGAAAAGGGCGCACACGAGTTCCGTCAGGTGGCCGTTCAGCACGGGAAGAGCATCGCGGCGCGCATGTCGGTTTTGACGTCCGATGAGTTGCGCACGCTCAATGCTCTAACGCAGAAGCTCCGGCGCCTCTGA